One genomic segment of Aliarcobacter cibarius includes these proteins:
- the map gene encoding type I methionyl aminopeptidase, producing MSIALRKPQEIEKLKVANVVVAKTLKYLEENVKAGMTLKEVDAMGEKFIRNLGARPSFKGLYGFPNAICTSLNEVIIHGIPSDVVLKEGDILGLDIGTEVDGWYGDSAITMPIGKISKKDEDLIACSKDSLYYAIDIIEEGMRFKELSKAIEDFIVARGYEPLVRFCGHGIGRKPHEDPEIPNYLEHGNIKSGPKIKNGMVFCIEPMICQKDRNPVILKNGWDVVSADGLRGSHYEHTVAVVDGRAVILSKTEN from the coding sequence ATGTCTATCGCTCTTAGAAAACCGCAAGAGATTGAAAAACTTAAAGTTGCTAATGTAGTTGTTGCAAAAACACTTAAATATCTAGAAGAAAATGTAAAAGCAGGAATGACTTTGAAAGAAGTTGATGCAATGGGTGAAAAATTTATTAGAAACCTTGGTGCAAGACCATCTTTTAAAGGATTATATGGTTTTCCAAATGCTATTTGTACATCTTTAAATGAAGTAATCATTCATGGAATTCCAAGTGATGTTGTTTTAAAAGAAGGTGATATCTTAGGACTAGATATTGGAACTGAAGTTGATGGCTGGTATGGTGATAGTGCTATTACTATGCCTATTGGAAAAATCTCTAAAAAAGATGAAGATTTAATTGCTTGTTCTAAAGATTCATTATATTATGCTATTGATATAATTGAAGAAGGTATGAGATTTAAAGAGTTATCAAAAGCTATTGAGGATTTTATTGTTGCTAGAGGATATGAGCCACTAGTTAGATTTTGTGGACATGGTATTGGAAGAAAACCACATGAAGATCCTGAAATTCCAAATTACTTGGAACATGGAAATATAAAATCTGGACCAAAAATAAAAAATGGAATGGTTTTTTGTATAGAACCAATGATTTGTCAAAAAGATAGAAACCCTGTTATTCTTAAAAATGGTTGGGATGTTGTTTCAGCTGATGGTTTAAGAGGGAGTCATTATGAGCATACAGTTGCTGTAGTTGATGGACGAGCAGTTATTTTAAGTAAAACGGAAAATTAA
- the infA gene encoding translation initiation factor IF-1 produces the protein MAKDDVIVVDGKVVEALPNAMFRVQLDNGHVVLCHISGKMRMHYIKILPNDTVKVEITPYSLDKGRITHRYK, from the coding sequence GTGGCAAAAGATGATGTAATTGTTGTTGATGGAAAAGTTGTTGAAGCTTTACCTAATGCAATGTTTAGAGTTCAATTGGATAATGGACATGTAGTTTTATGTCATATCTCAGGAAAAATGAGAATGCACTACATAAAAATTTTACCAAACGATACTGTAAAAGTAGAAATTACACCTTATTCTCTAGATAAGGGTAGAATTACTCACAGATACAAATAG
- a CDS encoding uracil-DNA glycosylase: MTIKVKNQILKYLHNLKSFGYKYHDEFDIGSFDVRNQNLPNNFAELNEVCTNCYLCELSKSRKNVLFGFGNPKSKIMFIQDEPTSSEDELNSFYVGNSGEILSKMIENVLNMKKEDVYITSLVKCKSLNGATNLNFESCNDYLLKQIELISPKIIVVLGEKAYSFLLKNGEFAKNRGKILKFNDISLIPIYSPTFLLRNPSYKKETYFDMLNIKQFLEELN; the protein is encoded by the coding sequence ATGACAATTAAAGTTAAGAATCAAATTTTAAAATATTTACACAATCTTAAATCATTTGGATATAAGTATCACGATGAGTTTGATATAGGTAGTTTTGACGTTAGAAATCAGAATTTACCAAATAATTTTGCTGAACTAAATGAAGTATGTACTAATTGTTACTTATGTGAATTATCAAAAAGTAGAAAGAATGTACTTTTTGGTTTTGGAAATCCAAAGAGTAAAATTATGTTTATTCAAGATGAACCAACTTCTAGTGAAGATGAATTAAATTCTTTTTACGTTGGCAACAGTGGTGAAATTTTATCTAAAATGATAGAGAATGTTTTAAATATGAAAAAAGAGGATGTTTATATTACATCATTGGTGAAGTGTAAATCTTTAAATGGTGCAACAAATTTAAATTTTGAATCTTGTAATGACTATTTATTAAAGCAAATAGAATTAATTAGCCCTAAGATAATAGTAGTTTTAGGCGAAAAAGCTTATTCATTTTTGTTGAAAAATGGTGAGTTTGCTAAAAATAGAGGAAAGATATTAAAGTTTAATGATATTTCATTAATACCTATTTATTCACCAACTTTCTTATTAAGAAATCCTTCATATAAAAAAGAGACTTACTTTGATATGTTAAATATAAAACAGTTTTTAGAGGAGTTAAATTGA